A region of bacterium DNA encodes the following proteins:
- a CDS encoding helix-turn-helix transcriptional regulator, which yields MLEICQLIGIRVRQIRKELRLTQEQLAEKADMDYRSIGAIERGERNLTLESISKVANALDVSIDYLLLSQIPKDNKIITQKDLLMEQILSILKNKDIKYLESFLEIVKR from the coding sequence ATGTTAGAAATTTGTCAGCTTATAGGAATAAGAGTTCGACAGATAAGAAAAGAATTAAGACTTACTCAAGAACAATTAGCAGAAAAGGCTGATATGGATTATCGGTCGATTGGTGCAATTGAGCGCGGAGAACGAAATCTAACTTTAGAAAGTATATCCAAAGTTGCTAATGCTCTTGATGTCTCAATCGATTATCTTCTTTTGAGTCAAATTCCTAAAGATAACAAAATTATCACTCAGAAAGATTTGTTAATGGAACAGATATTATCCATTCTAAAAAATAAAGATATAAAATATCTTGAGTCTTTTTTAGAAATTGTTAAACGGTAG